In Eupeodes corollae chromosome 3, idEupCoro1.1, whole genome shotgun sequence, a single genomic region encodes these proteins:
- the LOC129950392 gene encoding nascent polypeptide-associated complex subunit alpha, muscle-specific form-like, with the protein MRDFRISLLTLFVSLECFLTNYGTDARYVSQSPILDQHFAPPGMFYDARSGAFRSFPGGGRPIICEYNKRCANNYIGPKSHPEQKEYYYVCKKDAVIFGKCPSLHIFDDRRKKCIKQRFITFPPADIVPACTEPGRFPVPSNCSLFYYCDYDGHDFRKQVFCCPGSSQFSPMTRRCSYHSKCIPTQISDKSTYNPSGCEDKFPPCSKPGTFRSPLDCSLYYTCSNKVDGAFIQTRYKCPEGACYSKSQGKCVSGSNCNYMSASDLLDQSSEEVSDEVDDSSNCDSSEEDDSSPPPVEKDENIREVKNAFVNINIPINIGQKINATNENLKQEPATLPAITTPALPPPATIPPPEISPPLSLTAPVPVPIPAPVPNVAPLPLPTPVTPPVVTPPPVNLISETIPTPEAPLPTVATLPAEHPMPAVAPPPPSLPLPPLVPEAPVVPLPPVTLPAALPELEKSKEEDVSLIQPVVPLPPVAPLPPVAPLPPVAPLLPVDPLPPTLPLPPVDLLPPVPAIAQLPPALPTSNESCEDDVLPIPPVASLPPVAPLPPAVPLPPVAPLPPVAPLPPVAPLLPVDPLPTAAPLPPVDPLPPVAPLPPVSTLPPELPLPPIEPIPPVAELPPALPLPPVAPLPPALSKIEESCEDDVIPPVAPLPPALPLPPVAPLPPAVPLPPVAPLPPVEPLPPVDPLPPVAPLPPVAPLPLMEPLPSVAPLPPVAPLPPAVPLPPVAPLPPVAPLPPVDPLPPVLTLPPVAPLPPALPTSTESCEDDVIPIPPVAPLPPVAPLPPAVPLPPVAPLPPVAPLPLMEPLPPVAPLPPVAPLPPAVPLPPVAPLPPVEPLPPVDPLPPVAPLPPVAPLPPVAPLPPVDPLPPVLTLPPVAPLPPAVPLPPVAPLPPVAPLPPVVPLPPVAPLPPVAPLPPVAPLLPVAPLPPAVPLPPVAPLPPVAPLPLMEPLPPVAPLPPVAPLPPAVPLPPVAPLPPVEPLPPVDPLPPVAPLPPVAPLPPVAPLPPALPTSNESCEDDALPIPPVSPLPPALPLPPVLPLTPVAPLPPVAPLPPVDPLPPVLPLPPVAPLPPALPTSTESCEDDVLPIPPVAPLPPVAPLPPAVPLPPVAPLPPVAPLPLMEPLPPVAPLPPVAPLPPVNPLPRVLTLPPVATLPPTLPTSNESCEDDALPIPPVSPLPTALPLPPVLPLSPVAPLPPVAPLPPVDPLPPVLPLPPVAPLPPALPTSTESCEDDVLPIPPVAPLPPVAPLPPTVPLPPVAPLPPVAPLPPMEPLPPVAPIPPVAPLPTVAPLPPALPLPPVTPLPPVAPLPPVAPLPPVDPLPPVLPLPPVAPLPPALPTSNESCEDDALPIPPVSPLPPALPLPPVSSVPPVAPLQPVAPLPPVAPLPPVLPLPPVAPLPPALPTSTESCEDDVLPIPLAAAIPPTLPLPPLSPVTPLPPILPLPPIAPLPPALSKIEESCEDDVIAPVAPLPPALPLPPVAPLPPVLPLPPVAPLPPALPSSNESCEDDVLPIPPVSPLPPVLPLPPVAPLPPVSPLPPIAPLPPVDPLPPVLPLPPVAPLPPVAPLPPVAPLPPVAPLPPVAPIPPVLPLPPVAPLPPALPSSNESCEDDVLPIPPVSPLPPVLPLPPVSPLAPVAPLPPVSPLPPVAPLPPVAPLPPVAPLPPVLPLPPVAPLPPVAPLPPVAPLPPVAQLPPVAPLPPVAPIPPVLPLPPVAPLPPALPTSNESCEDDVLPIPPVSPLPPVLPLPPVAPLPPVSPLPPVAPLPPVAPLPPVAPLPPVAPIPPVLPLPPIAPLPPALPTSNESCEDDVLPIPPVSPLPPILPLPPVAPLPTVSPIPPVAPLPPVAPLPPVAPLPPVAPIPPVLPLPPVAPLPPALPSSNESCEDDVLPIPPVSPLPPVLPLPPVSPLAPVAPLPPVAPLPPVASLPPVAPLPPVLPLPPVAPLPPALPSSNESCEDDVLPIPPVSPLPPVLPLPPVAPLPPVSPLPPVAPLLPVPPLPPVLPLPPVAPLPPVAPLPPVAPLPPVAPLPPVAPLPPVAPLPPVAPLPPVLPLPPVAPLPPALSKIEESCEDDVIPPVAPLPPALPLPPVAPLPPAVPLPPVAPLPPALPLPPVAPLPPIAPLPPVSPLPPVAPLPAALPSSNESCEDDVLPIPPVSPLLPVLPLPPVSPLPPVAPLPPVAPLPPAVPLKPVAPLPPALPLPPVAPLPPAVPLPPVAPLPPALPLPPVAPLPPIAPLPPVSPLPPVAPLPAALPSSNESCEDDVLPIPPVSPLSPVLPLPPVSPLPPVAPLPPLAPLTPAVPLPPVAPLPPALPLPPVAPLPPVAPLPPVLPLPPVAPLPPALPSSNESCEDDVLPIPPVSPLPPVLPLPPVAPLPPALSKIEESCEDDVIPPVAPLPPALPLPPVAPLTPAVPLPPVAPLPPALPLPPVAPLPPVAPLPPVLPLPPVAPLPPALPSSNESCEDDVLPIPPVSPLPPVLPLPPVSPLPPVAPLPPVAPLTPAVPLPPVAPLPPALPLSPVAPLPPAVPLPPVAPLPPALPLPPVAPLPPIAPLPPVSPLPPVAPLPAALPSSNESCEDDVLPIPPVSPLSPVLPLPPVSPLPPVAPLSPVAPLTPAVPLPPVAPLPPALPLPPVAPLPPVAPLPPVLPLPPVAPLPPALPSSNESCEDDVLPIPPVSPLSPVLSLPPVSPLPPVAPLPPVAPLTPAVPLPPVAPLPPALPLPPVAPLPPVAPLPPVLPLSPVAPLPPALPSSNESCEDDVLPIPPVSPLPPVLPLPPVSPLPPVAPLPPVAPLPPVVPLPPVLPLPPVAPLPPALPSSNESCEDDVLPIPPVSPLPPVLPLPPVSPLPPVAPLPPVAPHPPVAPLPPVLPLPPVAPLPPALPSSNESCEDDVLPIPPVSPLPPVLPLPPVSPLPPVAPLSPVAPLTPAVPLPPVAPLPPALPLPPVAPLPPIAPLPPVSPLPPVAPLPAALPSSNESCEDDVLPIPPVSPLSPVLPLPPVSPLPPVAPLSPVAPLTPAVPLPPVAPLPPALPLPPVAPLPPVAPLPPVIPLPPVAPLPPALPSSNESCEDDVLPIPPVSPLPPVLPLPPVAPLPPALSKIEESCEDDVIPPVAPLPPALPLPPVAPLPPAVPLPPVAPLPPALPLPPVAPLPPIAPLPPVSPLPPVAPLPAALPSSNESCEDDVLPIPPVSPLSPVLPLPPVSPLPPVAPLSPVAPLTPAVPLPPVAPLPPALPLPPVAPLPPVAPLPPVLPLPPVAPLPPALPSSNESCEDDVLPIPPVSPLPPVLPLPPVSPLPPVAPLPPVAPLPPAVPLPPVAPLPPALPLPPVAPLPPVAPLPPVLPLPPVAPLPPALPSSNESCEDDVLPIPPVSPLPPVLPLPPVSPLPSVAPLPPVAPLPPAVPLPPVAPLPPAVPLPPVAPLPPALPLPPVAPLPLAPTAPLPPVAPLPPVNPLPPAVPLPPVAPLPPVAPLPPVLPLPPIAPLTPAAPLTSKGDACQDLSIVASDDAPCSAQTDSSDEIKIPKLKITAMEPFDLVVRFCTSKCGADHKHNVLSGNKNKGIFIDWIKPKKSTSRLSIRS; encoded by the exons ATGAGAGATTTTAGAATTTCCCTCCTCACACTTTTTGTGAGCTTGGAATGTTTTCTTACAAACTATGGCACCGATGCGAGATATGTTTCGCAATCACCAATTTTAGAT CAACATTTTGCCCCACCTGGAATGTTTTACGATGCACGTAGTGGCGCTTTTCGTAGTTTCCCCGGAGGTGGTAGACCAATTATTTGTGAATAT AACAAACGTTGTGCGAACAATTATATAGGACCAAAATCTCACCCAGAGCAGAAGGAGTATTACTATGTTTGCAAGAAAGATGCTGTGATCTTTGGAAAATGCCCAAGCTTACAT ATCTTCGATGACAGACGCAAGAAATGTATCAAGCAAAGATTTATTACATTCCCTCCAGCAGATATTGTACCTGCTTGCACAGAACCAg GACGCTTTCCTGTTCCATCTAACTGTTCATTGTTTTACTATTGTGACTATGACGGCCacgattttcgaaaacaagTATTCTGTTGCCCTGGTTCTTCACAATTCTCTCCGATGACAAGGAGGTGCTCTTATCACAGCAAATGCATACCGACGCAG ATCTCTGACAAAAGCACTTATAATCCATCGGGTTGTGAGGATAAATTCCCACCCTGTTCCAAACCTGGAACATTCCGTTCCCCTCTAGATTGTTCATTATATTACACATGCAGCAATAAAGTAGATGGCGCTTTCATTCAGACACGTTACAAATGCCCAGAAGGAGCTTGTTATAGCAAATCTCAAGGCAAATGTGTTTCAGGATCAAACTGCAATTATATGTCTGCAAGCGATTTGCTTGATCAATCGTCTGAAGAAGTCTCTGATGAAGTTGATGATTCTTCGAATTGCGATTCCTCAGAGGAAGATGATTCTTCGCCACCACCAGTTGAAAAAG ATGAAAATATTAGAGAAGTAAAGAATGCATTTGTGAATATAAATATACCAATCAATATTGGTCAAAAGATTAATGCTaccaatgaaaatttaaaacaag AACCAGCTACTCTACCGGCCATCACCACTCCAGCCTTACCACCACCAGCAACAATCCCACCGCCAGAAATATCACCACCATTATCACTTACGGCTCCTGTACCAGTTCCTATACCAGCTCCAGTTCCAAATGTAGCCCCACTTCCATTACCAACACCAGTCACACCACCTGTAGTTACACCTCCACCAGTGAACCTCATTTCAGAAACAATACCCACACCAGAAGCCCCATTACCAACCGTTGCAACTCTCCCAGCAGAACATCCAATGCCTGCAGTTGCTCCTCCTCCACCGTCACTGCCTCTCCCACCACTAGTCCCTGAGGCACCAGTAGTACCTCTCCCCCCAGTGACATTACCTGCAGCACTTCCTGAATTAGAAAAATCGAAAGAGGAAGACGTTTCTCTTATACAACCAGTTGTTCCTCTTCCACCAGTTGCTCCCCTTCCACCAGTAGCACCACTTCCACCTGTTGCTCCTCTTCTGCCAGTTGATCCACTTCCACCAACACTTCCACTTCCACCAGTTGATCTTCTTCCACCAGTGCCAGCAATAGCCCAATTACCACCTGCACTACCTACATCAAATGAGTCTTGTGAGGACGATGTTCTTCCAATTCCACCAGTTGCTTCACTTCCACCAGTAGCACCGCTTCCACCAGCTGTTCCACTTCCACCAGTTGCTCCCCTTCCACCAGTAGCACCACTTCCACCTGTTGCTCCTCTTCTACCAGTGGATCCACTTCCAACAGCAGCACCACTTCCACCAGTTGATCCCCTTCCACCAGTAGCACCACTTCCACCAGTTTCTACTCTTCCACCAGAACTGCCCTTACCACCAATTGAACCAATTCCACCAGTTGCTGAACTTCCACCAGCTCTTCCACTGCCGCCAGTAGCACCATTGCCTCCAGCACTTTCCAAGATAGAAGAATCATGTGAGGATGATGTAATTCCACCAGTTGCTCCCCTACCACCAGCACTTCCACTTCCACCAGTAGCACCATTGCCACCAGCTGTTCCACTTCCACCAGTTGCTCCCCTTCCACCAGTAGAACCACTTCCACCAGTTGATCCACTTCCACCAGTTGCTCCCCTTCCGCCAGTAGCACCACTTCCACTAATGGAACCACTACCATCAGTTGCTCCACTTCCACCAGTAGCACCATTGCCACCAGCTGTTCCACTTCCACCAGTTGCTCCCCTTCCACCAGTAGCACCACTTCCACCAGTTGATCCACTTCCACCAGTTCTTACACTACCACCAGTAGCACCATTGCCTCCAGCACTTCCTACATCCACTGAGTCTTGTGAGGACGATGTTATTCCAATTCCACCAGTTGCTCCACTTCCACCAGTCGCTCCACTTCCACCAGCCGTTCCACTTCCACCAGTTGCTCCCCTTCCGCCAGTAGCACCACTTCCACTAATGGAACCACTACCACCAGTTGCTCCACTTCCACCAGTAGCACCATTGCCACCAGCTGTTCCACTTCCACCAGTTGCTCCCCTTCCACCAGTAGAACCACTTCCACCAGTTGATCCACTTCCCCCAGTAGCACCACTTCCACCAGTTGCTCCCCTTCCACCAGTAGCACCACTTCCACCAGTTGATCCACTTCCACCAGTTCTTACACTTCCACCAGTAGCACCATTGCCACCAGCTGTTCCACTTCCACCAGTTGCTCCCCTTCCACCAGTAGCACCACTTCCACCAGTTGTTCCTCTTCCACCAGTTGCTCCCCTTCCACCAGTAGCACCACTTCCACCTGTTGCTCCTCTTCTGCCAGTCGCTCCACTTCCACCAGCCGTTCCACTTCCACCAGTTGCTCCCCTTCCGCCAGTAGCACCACTTCCACTAATGGAACCACTACCACCAGTTGCTCCACTTCCACCAGTAGCACCATTGCCACCAGCTGTTCCACTTCCACCAGTTGCTCCCCTTCCACCAGTAGAACCACTTCCACCAGTTGATCCACTTCCCCCAGTAGCACCACTTCCACCAGTTGCTCCACTTCCACCAGTAGCACCATTACCTCCAGCACTTCCTACATCTAATGAATCGTGTGAAGACGACGCCCTTCCAATTCCACCAGTTTCTCCTCTTCCACCAGCACTGCCACTTCCACCAGTGTTACCACTAACACCTGTTGCTCCACTTCCCCCAGTAGCACCACTTCCACCAGTTGATCCACTTCCACCAGTTCTTCCACTACCACCAGTAGCACCATTGCCTCCAGCACTTCCTACATCCACTGAGTCTTGTGAGGACGATGTTCTTCCAATTCCACCAGTTGCTCCACTTCCACCAGTCGCTCCACTTCCACCAGCCGTTCCACTTCCACCAGTTGCTCCCCTTCCGCCAGTAGCACCACTTCCACTAATGGAACCACTACCACCAGTTGCTCCACTTCCACCAGTAGCACCACTTCCACCAGTTAATCCACTTCCAAGAGTTCTTACACTACCaccagtagcaacattgcctCCAACTCTTCCTACATCTAATGAGTCGTGTGAAGACGATGCCCTTCCAATTCCACCAGTTTCTCCTCTTCCAACAGCACTGCCACTTCCACCAGTGTTACCACTATCACCTGTTGCTCCACTTCCCCCAGTAGCACCACTTCCACCAGTTGATCCACTTCCACCAGTTCTTCCACTACCACCAGTAGCACCATTGCCTCCAGCACTTCCTACATCCACTGAGTCTTGTGAGGACGATGTTCTTCCAATTCCACCAGTTGCTCCACTTCCACCAGTCGCTCCACTTCCACCAACTGTTCCACTTCCACCAGTTGCGCCCCTTCCGCCAGTAGCACCACTTCCACCAATGGAACCACTACCACCAGTTGCTCCAATTCCACCAGTCGCACCACTTCCAACAGTTGCTCCTCTTCCACCTGCACTGCCACTTCCACCAGTGACACCACTACCACCTGTTGCTCCACTTCCCCCAGTAGCACCACTTCCACCAGTTGATCCACTTCCACCAGTTCTTCCACTACCACCAGTAGCACCATTGCCTCCAGCACTTCCTACATCTAATGAGTCGTGTGAAGACGACGCCCTTCCAATTCCACCAGTTTCTCCTCTTCCACCTGCACTGCCACTGCCACCAGTGTCATCAGTACCACCTGTTGCTCCACTTCAACCAGTAGCACCACTTCCACCAGTTGCACCCCTTCCACCAGTACTTCCACTTCCACCAGTAGCACCATTGCCTCCAGCACTTCCTACATCCACTGAGTCTTGTGAGGATGATGTTCTTCCAATTCCACTTGCTGCTGCAATTCCGCCCACATTGCCTTTACCACCATTGTCACCAGTTACGCCACTTCCACCAATACTTCCATTGCCACCAATAGCACCACTGCCTCCAGCACTTTCTAAGATAGAAGAATCATGTGAGGATGATGTAATTGCACCAGTTGCTCCCCTACCACCAGCACTTCCACTCCCACCAGTTGCTCCACTTCCACCAGTTCTTCCACTACCACCAGTAGCACCATTGCCTCCAGCACTTCCTTCATCGAATGAGTCATGTGAAGACGATGTCCTTCCAATTCCACCAGTTTCACCTCTCCCACCAGTACTGCCACTTCCACCAGTTGCTCCACTTCCACCAGTGTCACCACTTCCACCAATAGCACCACTTCCACCAGTTGATCCACTTCCACCAGTTCTTCCACTTCCCCCAGTAGCACCACTTCCACCAGTTGCTCCACTTCCACCAGTTGCTCCACTTCCACCAGTTGCTCCACTTCCACCAGTCGCTCCCATTCCACCAGTTCTTCCACTACCACCAGTAGCACCATTGCCTCCAGCACTTCCTTCATCAAATGAGTCATGTGAAGACGACGTCCTTCCAATTCCTCCAGTTTCTCCTCTTCCACCTGTACTACCACTTCCACCAGTATCACCACTTGCACCAGTTGCTCCACTTCCACCAGTATCACCACTTCCACCAGTTGCTCCACTTCCCCCAGTAGCACCACTTCCACCAGTTGCTCCACTTCCACCAGTTCTTCCACTTCCCCCAGTAGCACCACTTCCACCAGTTGCTCCACTTCCACCAGTTGCTCCACTTCCACCAGTGGCTCAACTTCCACCAGTAGCACCACTTCCACCAGTCGCTCCCATTCCACCAGTTCTTCCACTACCACCAGTAGCACCATTGCCTCCAGCACTTCCTACATCGAATGAGTCATGTGAAGACGATGTCCTTCCAATTCCACCAGTTTCTCCTCTCCCACCAGTACTGCCACTTCCACCAGTTGCTCCACTTCCACCAGTATCACCACTTCCCCCAGTAGCACCACTTCCACCAGTTGCTCCACTTCCACCAGTTGCTCCACTTCCACCAGTCGCTCCCATTCCACCAGTTCTTCCACTACCACCAATAGCACCATTGCCTCCAGCACTTCCTACATCGAATGAGTCATGTGAAGACGATGTCCTTCCAATTCCACCAGTTTCTCCTCTCCCACCAATACTGCCACTTCCACCAGTTGCTCCACTTCCAACAGTATCACCAATTCCACCAGTTGCTCCACTTCCCCCAGTAGCACCACTTCCACCAGTTGCTCCACTACCACCAGTCGCTCCCATTCCACCAGTTCTTCCACTACCACCAGTAGCACCATTGCCTCCAGCACTTCCTTCATCAAATGAGTCATGTGAAGACGACGTCCTTCCAATTCCTCCAGTTTCTCCTCTTCCACCTGTACTACCACTTCCACCAGTATCACCACTTGCACCAGTTGCTCCACTTCCGCCAGTAGCACCACTTCCACCAGTTGCTTCACTTCCACCAGTGGCTCCACTTCCACCAGTTCTTCCACTACCACCAGTAGCACCATTGCCTCCAGCACTTCCTTCATCAAATGAGTCATGTGAAGACGACGTCCTTCCAATTCCTCCAGTTTCTCCTCTCCCACCAGTACTGCCACTTCCACCAGTTGCTCCACTTCCACCAGTATCACCACTTCCCCCAGTAGCACCACTTCTACCAGTTCCTCCACTTCCACCAGTTCTTCCACTTCCCCCAGTAGCACCACTTCCACCAGTTGCTCCACTTCCACCAGTTGCTCCACTTCCACCAGTGGCTCCACTTCCACCAGTAGCTCCACTTCCCCCAGTAGCACCACTCCCACCAGTTGCTCCACTTCCACCAGTTCTTCCACTTCCACCAGTAGCACCACTGCCTCCAGCACTTTCTAAGATAGAAGAATCATGTGAGGATGATGTAATTCCACCAGTTGCTCCCCTACCACCAGCACTTCCACTTCCACCAGTAGCACCACTGCCACCTGCTGTTCCTCTTCCACCAGTTGCTCCCCTACCACCAGCACTTCCACTTCCCCCAGTAGCACCACTCCCTCCAATTGCTCCTCTTCCACCAGTGTCTCCACTACCACCAGTAGCACCATTGCCTGCAGCACTTCCTTCATCGAATGAGTCATGTGAAGACGACGTCCTTCCAATTCCACCAGTTTCTCCTCTTCTACCTGTACTACCACTTCCACCAGTGTCACCACTGCCACCAGTGGCTCCACTTCCACCAGTAGCACCACTGCCACCAGCTGTTCCTCTTAAACCAGTTGCTCCCCTACCACCAGCACTTCCACTTCCACCAGTAGCACCACTGCCACCTGCTGTTCCTCTTCCACCAGTTGCTCCCCTACCACCAGCACTTCCACTTCCCCCAGTAGCACCACTTCCTCCAATTGCTCCTCTTCCACCAGTGTCTCCACTACCACCAGTAGCACCATTGCCTGCAGCACTTCCTTCATCGAATGAGTCATGTGAAGACGACGTCCTTCCAATTCCACCAGTTTCTCCTCTTTCACCTGTACTACCACTTCCACCAGTGTCACCACTGCCACCAGTGGCTCCACTTCCACCATTAGCACCACTGACACCAGCTGTTCCTCTTCCACCAGTTGCTCCCCTACCACCAGCACTTCCACTTCCCCCAGTAGCACCACTCCCACCAGTTGCTCCACTTCCACCAGTTCTTCCACTACCACCAGTAGCACCATTGCCTCCAGCACTTCCTTCATCGAATGAGTCATGTGAAGACGACGTCCTTCCAATTCCACCAGTTTCTCCTCTTCCACCAGTTCTTCCACTTCCACCAGTAGCACCACTGCCTCCAGCACTTTCTAAGATAGAAGAATCATGTGAGGATGATGTAATTCCACCAGTTGCTCCCCTACCACCAGCACTTCCACTTCCACCAGTAGCACCACTGACACCAGCTGTTCCTCTTCCACCAGTTGCTCCCCTACCACCAGCACTTCCACTTCCCCCAGTAGCACCACTCCCACCAGTTGCTCCACTTCCACCAGTTCTTCCACTACCACCAGTAGCACCATTGCCTCCAGCACTTCCTTCATCGAATGAGTCATGTGAAGACGACGTCCTTCCAATTCCACCAGTTTCTCCTCTTCCACCTGTACTACCACTTCCACCAGTGTCACCACTGCCACCAGTGGCTCCACTTCCACCAGTAGCACCACTGACACCAGCTGTTCCTCTTCCACCAGTTGCTCCCCTACCACCAGCACTTCCACTTTCACCAGTAGCACCACTGCCACCTGCTGTTCCTCTTCCACCAGTTGCTCCCCTACCACCAGCACTTCCACTTCCCCCAGTAGCACCACTCCCTCCAATTGCTCCTCTTCCACCAGTGTCTCCACTACCACCAGTAGCACCATTGCCTGCAGCACTTCCTTCATCGAATGAGTCATGTGAAGACGACGTCCTTCCAATTCCACCAGTTTCTCCTCTTTCACCTGTACTACCACTTCCACCAGTGTCACCACTGCCACCAGTGGCTCCACTTTCACCAGTAGCACCACTGACACCAGCTGTTCCTCTTCCACCAGTTGCTCCCCTACCACCAGCACTTCCACTTCCCCCAGTAGCACCACTCCCACCAGTTGCTCCACTTCCACCAGTTCTTCCACTACCACCAGTAGCACCATTGCCTCCAGCACTTCCTTCATCGAATGAGTCATGTGAAGACGACGTCCTTCCAATTCCACCAGTTTCTCCTCTTTCACCTGTACTATCACTTCCACCAGTGTCACCACTGCCACCAGTGGCTCCACTTCCACCAGTAGCACCACTGACACCAGCTGTTCCTCTTCCACCAGTTGCTCCCCTACCACCAGCACTTCCACTTCCCCCAGTAGCACCACTCCCACCAGTTGCTCCACTTCCACCAGTTCTTCCACTATCACCAGTAGCACCATTGCCTCCAGCACTTCCTTCATCGAATGAGTCATGTGAAGACGACGTCCTTCCAATTCCACCAGTTTCTCCTCTTCCACCTGTACTACCACTTCCACCAGTGTCACCACTGCCACCAGTGGCTCCACTTCCACCAGTAGCACCACTCCCACCAGTTGTTCCACTTCCACCAGTTCTTCCACTACCACCAGTAGCACCATTGCCTCCAGCACTTCCTTCATCAAATGAGTCATGTGAAGACGACGTCCTTCCAATTCCTCCAGTTTCTCCTCTTCCACCTGTACTACCACTTCCACCAGTATCACCACTTCCACCAGTTGCTCCACTTCCACCAGTAGCACCACATCCACCAGTTGCTCCACTTCCACCAGTTCTTCCACTTCCACCAGTAGCACCATTGCCTCCAGCACTTCCTTCATCAAATGAGTCATGTGAAGACGACGTCCTTCCAATTCCTCCAGTTTCTCCTCTTCCACCTGTACTACCACTTCCACCAGTGTCACCACTGCCACCAGTGGCTCCACTTTCACCAGTAGCACCACTGACACCAGCTGTTCCTCTTCCACCAGTTGCTCCCCTACCACCAGCACTTCCACTTCCCCCAGTAGCACCACTCCCTCCAATTGCTCCTCTTCCACCAGTGTCTCCACTACCACCAGTAGCACCATTGCCTGCAGCACTTCCTTCATCGAATGAGTCATGTGAAGACGACGTCCTTCCAATTCCACCAGTTTCTCCTCTTTCACCTGTACTACCACTTCCACCAGTGTCACCACTGCCACCAGTGGCTCCACTTTCACCAGTAGCACCACTGACACCAGCTGTTCCTCTTCCACCAGTTGCTCCCCTACCACCAGCACTTCCACTTCCCCCAGTAGCACCACTCCCACCAGTTGCTCCACTTCCACCAGTTATTCCACTACCACCAGTAGCACCATTGCCTCCAGCACTTCCGTCATCGAATGAGTCATGTGAAGACGACGTCCTTCCAATTCCACCAGTTTCTCCTCTTCCACCAGTTCTTCCACTTCCACCAGTAGCACCACTGCCTCCAGCACTTTCTAAGATAGAAGAATCATGTGAGGATGATGTAATTCCACCAGTTGCTCCCCTACCACCAGCACTTCCACTTCCACCAGTAGCACCACTGCCACCTGCTGTTCCTCTTCCACCAGTTGCTCCCCTACCACCAGCACTTCCACTTCCCCCAGTAGCACCACTCCCTCCAATTGCTCCTCTTCCACCAGTGTCTCCACTACCACCAGTAGCACCATTGCCTGCAGCACTTCCTTCATCGAATGAGTCATGTGAAGACGATGTCCTTCCAATTCCACCAGTTTCTCCTCTTTCACCTGTACTACCACTTCCACCAGTGTCACCACTGCCACCAGTGGCTCCACTTTCACCAGTAGCACCACTGACACCAGCTGTTCCTCTTCCACCAGTTGCTCCCCTACCACCAGCACTTCCACTTCCCCCAGTAGCACCACTCCCACCAGTTGCTCCACTTCCACCAGTTCTTCCACTACCACCAGTAGCACCATTGCCTCCAGCACTTCCTTCATCGAATGAGTCATGTGAAGACGACGTCCTTCCAATTCCACCAGTTTCTCCTCTTCCACCTGTACTACCACTTCCACCAGTGTCACCACTGCCACCAGTGGCTCCACTTCCACCAGTAGCACCACTGCCACCAGCTGTTCCTCTTCCACCAGTTGCTCCCCTACCACCAGCACTTCCACTTCCCCCAGTAGCACCACTCCCACCAGTTGCTCCACTTCCACCAGTTCTTCCACTACCACCAGTAGCACCATTGCCTCCAGCACTTCCTTCATCGAATGAGTCATGTGAAGACGACGTCCTTCCAATTCCACCAGTTTCTCCTCTTCCACCTGTACTGCCACTTCCACCAGTGTCACCACTGCCATCAGTGGCTCCACTTCCACCAGTAGCACCACTGCCACCAGCTGTTCCTCTTCCACCAGTAGCACCACTGCCACCAGCTGTTCCTCTTCCACCAGTTGCTCCCCTACCACCAGCACTTCCACTTCCCCCAGTAGCACCACTCCCTCTTGCCCCGACTGCTCCTCTTCCACCAGTAGCACCACTTCCACCAGTTAATCCTCTTCCACCAGCAGTGCCACTCCCACCTGTAGCACCGCTCCCACCAGTTGCTCCTCTTCCACCAGTACTGCCCTTACCACCAATCGCACCACTAACACCAGCTGCTCCCCTGACATCTAAGGGGGACGCTTGTCAAGATCTTTCCATCGTCGCAAGTGATGATGCCCCTTGTTCTGCCCAAACTGATTCATCTGACGAAATAAAAATCCCGAAGTTGAAAATAACAGCCATGGAACCTTTTGATCTTGTTGTTAGATTCTGTACCTCCAAATGCGGAGCTGATCATAAGCACAACGTTCTAAGTg GCAATAAAAATAAGGGTATTTTCATAGATTggataaaacctaaaaaatctaCTTCAAGACTCTCAATTCGATCTTAA